The Methanomassiliicoccales archaeon region TTCTTTTTCTGGTTCACGACCTATGACTTTTGACACGAGCTTGACTTCGATTTTGCCGGATACCCTCCAAGCGCCTCCTGAATCGGTAGTGTCTGTCATAATAATGATTGGCAGTCTCAGCCTTTCTTTGTCATCATCAACCAGGAGTGAGGAAATATAATTGAGTTCTTCTTTTGAGATCGAATACACGTTCCCGTCTTTGCCGCAGTAGGATGGCTTATCTTCTTGAAGGAGATCTGCCAACCTCTTTCTCGCAGTTGGAAGATGTCTATTCATGGATGCAATGAATTTTTCAAATGAGCTTTCACTAAACATTGCGGGCCTCCGCTCTCTTCATCACCAATGGAGAGTCTCTTTCAAGTTATGCATGGATATCATTTAGCTGTGAGACCAATTAATCAACGGGGTTTTAAAATCTTGTGATCTTGCGATAACATTAAATTATAGGATAGCGCAAATCACATGAATGCCCGAATTAGGTAAATCGATAAAAGCAACAGTTGTTTTCACCATCATCGCTGGTTCAGCGATAGGAATCATACTCGCTGGTATCTTGGGCAACAGCAAAATGCTCATCAATGAAAGTTTCGAGAATAATGTGCTTGATTGGCAAATCGGTAAAGATTTGCCGATTGATCCAAACACGCATCTACCAGTGTATGCATCCGTGCAGACCACGAACATTCGCTCGAGGACCGGTGAATTTTCCCTGCTTCTGCAAATTGATGGAAGGCAGGACGATGGGACTATCTGGATAGCGAAAAATATAACCTTAGGGGGAGCCAAATTTGGGAAAATCGAAATGGCGTTCTATGTATTCAGTGAGCAGGCCTCTTTCAATGTCAAGGCTAATGTGGTGGCTTATGTAGGACCATGCCCTCCATTGAATGAATCGTATTTCGAGGTATTAGGTAACGCTGATCGTAAGACAGGATGGACGGAATTTATTGTAGAGAAAAATATTTTTTTCAAAAATACAGACTATGCTTGGATTGCACTCGGCATTACTGTTGCATGGGAGACGATATTGGAATATACTATCGATGATATCACCGTGAGATTGCTGTGGTGATAAATTTCACATCCAGAAATTTCTTTTGCAGAAATTTCTTTTTTTGCTAAGATGCTATTCCACGATTTAATCGGATGCGCACTGTTTTTTAGGTTGCAATCGTCGCATCCTATTTATGTAGTATGCAAGAATTATGACTAGCTATTGACTTAATAAAGTGAAGATGATGGCTTCCAAGGTCGATGAAGAGACGAAGAAAATGCTTGCCTACCACCCTTGCTACAATGAAACGGCTCATAGGCATTGTGCGAGAATGCATGTACCAGTTGCACCACGCTGCAATATCCAGTGCAACTACTGCAATCGCAGGTATGACTGCATGAATGAAAGCAGACCAGGCGTGACAAGTGAAATTCTCTCGCCAATGCAAGCCATCGATAAAATCCGATATGTTAAGCAAAGAATGCCTCATTTAACAGTTATCGGAATAGCTGGACCTGGTGATCCGCTTGCTAATGAAGAAACTTTCGAGACCCTTGGAGGCATCAAAAAAGAATTTCCTGACCTGGTTTTGTGTCTGAGCACTAATGGCCTCCTGCTACCGAAATTCGTCGACAGGCTTGCCACGCTAGGTGTTAAATTCATCACTGTGACAGTTAACGCAATTGACCCCCAAATTGCTGAAAAGATTTACGATTTCGTGATTCTTGACGGAAAGGTCTATAAGGGAGTCGAGGGCGCAAGAATTCTGATCGAGAATCAGCTACATGGCATCGAATTAGCATCGAAATCGGGCATGTTAGTGAAAGTAAACACCGTCATGATACCTGGCATCAATGATGCTCACATTCCGGAAATCGCAAAAAAGCTCAGGGAACTGGGGGCGTATATCGTTAATATCATCCCGCTAATCCCAATTCCTGGGACGAAATTCGGTCAATTAAGAGCTCCGACCCCAAAAGAAAGAAAAATGCTGCAAGATCTTTGCGAAGATACGATCCAGCAGATGCGTCATTGCAGGTTCTGCAGAGCTGATGCTATAGGTTTGCTAGGTGAGGATCGGTCGGCCGAGTTTGCACATGTAACATGTGGCATTAAGTTGACTGAAGCCGGTCCAATTACTGTGCAGCTGGAAGGGAAGACAAAATACAAAGTTGCTGTTGCCTCCAAGGATGGCAGAAATGTTGACGTGCATTTTGGTCATGCTACCAGATTTTTGACTTACGAGGTTGAGGGGAAGAAGATCAAGAGGATTGGCGAGCTTCATGTCGACATCTCCGATGAGGTCCCAATGTTTGGCAGAGATCATTACAACAAGATCGAGCGAGCCGTTGATGCGCTCCAAGGCTTTGATATT contains the following coding sequences:
- a CDS encoding DUF61 family protein yields the protein MFSESSFEKFIASMNRHLPTARKRLADLLQEDKPSYCGKDGNVYSISKEELNYISSLLVDDDKERLRLPIIIMTDTTDSGGAWRVSGKIEVKLVSKVIGREPEKEDEIRIFYPHLFELRKKLPTTTTCFFVP
- the nifB gene encoding nitrogenase cofactor biosynthesis protein NifB, encoding MMASKVDEETKKMLAYHPCYNETAHRHCARMHVPVAPRCNIQCNYCNRRYDCMNESRPGVTSEILSPMQAIDKIRYVKQRMPHLTVIGIAGPGDPLANEETFETLGGIKKEFPDLVLCLSTNGLLLPKFVDRLATLGVKFITVTVNAIDPQIAEKIYDFVILDGKVYKGVEGARILIENQLHGIELASKSGMLVKVNTVMIPGINDAHIPEIAKKLRELGAYIVNIIPLIPIPGTKFGQLRAPTPKERKMLQDLCEDTIQQMRHCRFCRADAIGLLGEDRSAEFAHVTCGIKLTEAGPITVQLEGKTKYKVAVASKDGRNVDVHFGHATRFLTYEVEGKKIKRIGELHVDISDEVPMFGRDHYNKIERAVDALQGFDIIVAKKFGDRAVEALRRRGITAIARSGSIKQAILDAIEIAFEERVHTFE